One genomic segment of Bacteroidales bacterium includes these proteins:
- a CDS encoding type IX secretion system membrane protein PorP/SprF, translating into MKLVFNKIYIITLFVCFKQFVFSQDPQFSQFYATPLYLSPSFAGISSGSRVVLNFRDQWPKMPGRFITFAVSGDHNLRSLKSGVGILITRDQIGSGKLSTTNVGGLYSYRIKINRNWTIRPGLHLMYTQKSIDYYSLNFVEEVHHGTQIGEPNEYLNNQYVDFSSSILTYNKDFWLGSTVDHMLRPNQALMGGNNRVPMKFSFYGGLKVNIRGRMRALKASAENITFAFLYKYREQKNLTFKQQNSQFDLGLYWSKTPIVVGLWYRGIPIIKENKGSDAIILLFGYKVDEFSVGYSYDFTVSRLIASTGGAHEISIIYLFNVSKYRKAKREMIPCPHF; encoded by the coding sequence GTGAAATTAGTTTTTAATAAAATATATATAATAACATTGTTTGTTTGTTTCAAACAATTTGTATTTAGCCAGGATCCTCAGTTTTCCCAGTTTTATGCAACCCCTTTATATTTATCTCCATCATTTGCAGGGATTTCAAGTGGCAGTAGAGTGGTTTTAAATTTTAGAGACCAATGGCCAAAAATGCCCGGTAGATTTATAACATTTGCTGTTTCAGGTGATCATAATTTAAGAAGCCTTAAAAGTGGTGTTGGAATATTAATAACACGCGACCAGATAGGTAGCGGAAAATTAAGCACAACTAATGTTGGAGGTTTATATTCTTATCGAATTAAAATAAACAGAAACTGGACTATCAGACCGGGGCTTCATTTAATGTACACTCAAAAAAGTATAGATTATTATAGTTTAAATTTTGTTGAAGAAGTACATCATGGCACACAAATAGGAGAACCAAATGAATATTTGAATAATCAGTATGTTGATTTTTCTTCATCTATATTAACTTATAACAAGGATTTCTGGCTTGGTTCAACAGTTGATCATATGTTAAGACCAAACCAGGCTTTAATGGGTGGAAATAATAGAGTACCAATGAAATTTTCGTTTTACGGTGGACTTAAAGTGAATATTAGAGGACGGATGAGGGCATTAAAAGCAAGTGCCGAAAACATTACATTTGCATTTTTATACAAATACAGAGAACAAAAAAACCTGACATTCAAGCAACAGAACAGTCAGTTTGATTTAGGATTATACTGGAGCAAAACGCCGATAGTTGTTGGATTATGGTATAGGGGAATCCCCATAATTAAAGAAAATAAGGGTTCTGATGCCATTATCCTGTTATTTGGTTATAAGGTTGATGAATTTAGTGTCGGTTATAGCTACGATTTTACTGTTTCAAGATTAATAGCTTCAACAGGCGGTGCCCATGAAATTTCAATAATATATCTCTTCAATGTTAGTAAATACAGAAAAGCAAAACGCGAAATGATACCTTGCCCGCACTTTTAA
- a CDS encoding four helix bundle protein, giving the protein MATIKRFEDLEVWQIARNLCRFVYRITSKGKFAKDFALKNQIRNSSDYRGKNLNNHNI; this is encoded by the coding sequence ATGGCAACAATAAAAAGATTTGAAGATTTGGAAGTTTGGCAAATTGCAAGAAATTTATGCAGGTTTGTTTATAGAATAACTTCAAAAGGTAAGTTTGCAAAGGATTTTGCATTGAAGAATCAAATTAGGAATTCTTCAGATTATCGTGGAAAAAATTTAAACAATCATAATATATAA